CGAGAAAGTGTTTGAGAGATGGCCATTGGTAAAACTAAAAACAACTGAGAAAGCTGACCGTGCAACATCTAAGCAGGTGAACCATTAGTaaactttaattaaattttataactatggaaaaaaaaaagaacaaatagtAGATTGTTTTAGTTTATCTTATATTTTGGATTCTGTTGTTTTCTTTACTTTTGAGTTGCTATTTATTATAGGGATGTATTACACCTAGTGTTATGTAGAAgatattagacatttttttaGGGCTATTTGTCTACATGACCTTTGGTAGTGTATAGTTTCTCTTTGTAGTACTTGTAATCACCAATGATGCTTAGTTGTCTAaccattttcatcttttttaagAACTGGTTCCTTAAGTAGTTGTTATCATCCCTTGGTTGTGCTACAAAGAGTTGTTTATAGTTGTTATCATATCTTGGTCATGTTGGGGACCTAGCTGCATTATTATTCTGACCAGCCCTCGTTTCACTTATAGCATGTTTTTAAAGATTGTTTGTAGcttgaggtgcacttgcgggaaacttcttaccgagggcctgtgcacttTCGGAATTGGTCAGGACACTGTTCCAGCAcctagtgccaataaaaaaaaaagattgtttgTAGCTTAATATTTATGCTTAGACTACATAAAAAACTAGTTTGCGTGGAATGTCTGACTAGCGTTCGATTCCTTCAGCCCATTGATGTAACACCCTGTCCCTCCAGGATTGAAAATTATGTTAAGTTTAGAAAATGCAAGTGATTGGAATGCTACTAACCTTTAAAACTTCTCTCTAGCGACACAGTAGCAGTGGATTACTTCTAGAAACAACTTTTAGAAAAGttcatatctcaaatgcttttCTTGATTTAATTCTAGCTTTGGTGACGAAGGAAAATAATATGTTGCTGTTAGAAAAGCCAACtattgaggaattaaaagaTGCAATTTTTTCTACACCTGTGGATTCAGCTTCAGGCCTTGATGGATTTTTGGCTGGTTGCAATACAGAATGTTGGTCATCATTCAATCTTGTTTACTTGTTGTAGTTATTGAGTTTTTCCATGATTCAAGCTTGTTAGACAATTACAAACATTGAAAGGCCTAATCTTTAAGAAGAACTCGTATGAAGCTTGGCACAAGTTGATTTCCCTAAGGATGAAACGAATCAGCTTAGAACAAGTATACCATCTCGAGCATGTCGATATGGGATAGCTTAAAACGTTGCGAATGAGGCGACAAAAGGGAAGCCTCAATCCCATCTCGAGCATGTTGATAGCCCCATTCAATTGGCTAAATCATCATGGTTCACAATTCCTTCACGAGAGTCAAGAAGGCTCAAgttgcgtttgggtagtgaggtaatctcagatattctgtgaatagtattagaaaaataattataaaatattgaatagtagtaaatagtaataaaaaattgtgaaaagtaggtgaaaaataatgaaaaaatattgaaaagtagAACACTCCACTACCCAAATGGAGTCTCAACTTAACTGAATTAGGGACCCTGAGTTAATCTCTCACAAAGTCCAGCTCCATTGGAGAAGTGGTTGCTACCCATTGACTCCCTTCAAAACCAGTGGATTGAGAGGCCTCGTGGCCGCAAGGGACGCCAGATGGTCGACGCACACCGAAAGCATAATGAAAGGTGTTATGGGGAGCCATGTGAATGGAGGAAAGCAGAAGTTAGCCAATAAAAGGAGGGTGAGTAACTTGAAAGccgaagaaaatgaaagaaacagAGTAAGGAGAGGGAGGGCAAGAAGAGTAGATGAAGGGGGAAGAAGAAGGGATGTGACGCTCATGGGGATACATAATGAGAGAAGATGCAGGGCATGGACTCAAAAAGAGAATGCTGTGTGTCAAGGATAAAGAGGCACGCTGAGCAGATTCTGCATTTCACACTGCGCGAAGGGACGTGTCAGATGGGTCATCGAAGTTCATGCCATTTGaacaattataataaacaattcaaaattttcaaattctaaaaaaataataatattttattaaatttttaaatttaatttcatctcaacttactattaaATGGCACATTAATGTTTTTAGCcgatcatttaatatttataatttaaataattattttaacatgttatgttaaattaattgatgtatttaaatataataaaaaatattattatatttaaaattatttataagttgtaAATGGTTGTTAGCCTGTCACTGCCTTCCTAACTACTCTACCGATCAATACCAACGCGACAGTTCTTGAAGAAACGGGTCCCTTCCCGTACCGACTGACGTAGAACACAATCAGAGATCGATGCACCCAGCTTCGGCGCTTCAAATCCTTCCGATCCAATCGACCCAGACAAAAACTATTTGCGCCTAACGCTCGGGTAGAAGCTCCGAAGATAATCCATCCTTGGTTATTCAAACCTGGCACAGCACAGAGACAGTGGGGTTGAAGTTGCCAGCATGAAACAGTTACATAAGCAATCCAGCATTAATCACAGACGAGACGAGGAGATGTCCATGGGTCCAACCGCGCCATACTCGCCCAAAACCCTCAAACACCCCAGATCCCTTCCCATCCCCAGATCTATAAACTACCTCTTTAAAGAACAGAGGCTCCTCTTCATCCTCGTCGGCATTCTTATTGGCTCCACATTCTTCATTCTACAACCAACCCTGTCCCGCTTCGGCCCCTCCGAGCCCAACTCCTTTTCCGTCCCTCGCTCCTTCTCTTCCGGTCTGCCCCAACGCGACCAGGTCTCTGACTTCGCTCAATATCCCCCGATTAATCGTGGCAAGCTTGGGCGGGTCCCGGCCGGGATCCCGCGGAAGAGATCGAGGATTGTGGTCACCGGTGGTGCCGGATTCGTCGGCAGCCACCTCGTCGATAAGCTTCTCGACAGAGGGGACGATGTGATTGTCATCGATAATTTCTTCACCGGGAGGAAGGAAAATTTGGTTCATCGCTTTGGGAATCCGAGGTTCGAGCTTATCCGCCACGACGTCGTGGAGCCGATACTTCTTGAGGTGGATCAGATCTACCACTTGGCTTGCCCGGCCTCGCCCGTTCATTATAAGTATAATCCCGTCAAGACCATCATatccttttcaaatttcttcttttgttgttttaatttttccaatGGTTCacttatcaaagaaaaaacaaaatccaatgcTTTTGTTGTGAATTTGATAAACTAATACAAACAGGCAATTGGGATTGTTTATGCATTGATTTTGAAGTGTTTTGAGGTCCTTAACTGTGATTACAAGACTAATGTGATGGGTACCCTGAATATGTTGGGCCTGGCAAAGAGAATTGGTGCAAGGTTTTTGCTTACGAGTACGAGTGAGGTTTATGGCGACCCACTTGAGCATCCCCAGAAAGAGACTTATTGGGGAAACGTGAATCCAATAGGTGAGATAGTAGTTTAGTGATAAGGCGAGGTCTTTAAGATGGATCATTGTTGATGTTGTTCAATTCATGAGGCATTGGTGTCGTTTGGTTTGTTTATGAGACATTGAAAATGTTTAGGTGAGAGGAGCTGCTACGATGAAGGAAAGCGGACAGCCGAAACCTTAGCAATGGATTATCACCGAGGTGCAGATGTTGAGGTAACTGATTCTAAGATTTACATGTACAATAGCTATACAATTACCTATCCAGAAGTTATACTAATTCTATATTACGATTTCAGTTGTATTACTCGTATATATTGACCTAGATCTGCTTAAAGTCGCCCATATTTTAACTTTACGGGAATCACATGCATAAAAGCCCAATGAGAATACCATGAAACTCTCAAGTCGCTTCGGAGATCAAACTTTGACGttcttacttaattttttttttgaaaaataataaaatattttattaccgAGAATAGACACAACTCAAGCACACAATAAGTATACAAAGAATACCTACTACACTCTAGAAGCAGGAAAAAGACTAATACAGATTCAGAACATTATCATCATTCCTTACAAAAATCCTAGCCCACAAAcacaaagtagaaaagaaaaatttccaAAGTTCTCCGAAAGAACGCTCTTTGTCTTAAACATCTCCCATTCCTT
This genomic interval from Juglans regia cultivar Chandler chromosome 3, Walnut 2.0, whole genome shotgun sequence contains the following:
- the LOC109006382 gene encoding UDP-glucuronic acid decarboxylase 1; this translates as MKQLHKQSSINHRRDEEMSMGPTAPYSPKTLKHPRSLPIPRSINYLFKEQRLLFILVGILIGSTFFILQPTLSRFGPSEPNSFSVPRSFSSGLPQRDQVSDFAQYPPINRGKLGRVPAGIPRKRSRIVVTGGAGFVGSHLVDKLLDRGDDVIVIDNFFTGRKENLVHRFGNPRFELIRHDVVEPILLEVDQIYHLACPASPVHYKYNPVKTIKTNVMGTLNMLGLAKRIGARFLLTSTSEVYGDPLEHPQKETYWGNVNPIGERSCYDEGKRTAETLAMDYHRGADVEVRIARIFNTYGPRMCLDDGRVVSNFVAQAIRKQPLTVYGDGKQTRSFQYVSDLVNGLVALMESEHVGPFNLGNPGEFTMLELAEVVKETIDSSATIEFRPNTADDPHKRKPDISKAKELLNWEPKISLREGLPLMVSDFQNRILNEDEGKGLK